A single window of Pectobacterium parmentieri DNA harbors:
- the iraP gene encoding anti-adapter protein IraP codes for MNNILSHLLIKLAEKEVGEKALNAKIESLEMLISAIVSTLDDNKINELNKRIEGVVADASQRKDECNCLAFELLAKNINRITTVSLRE; via the coding sequence ATGAATAATATCCTCTCTCATCTTTTAATAAAGTTGGCAGAAAAGGAAGTTGGAGAAAAAGCGCTTAATGCTAAGATTGAATCGTTAGAGATGCTGATTTCTGCTATTGTTTCAACGTTAGATGATAATAAAATCAATGAGTTAAATAAAAGAATAGAAGGTGTTGTTGCTGATGCGTCGCAGCGAAAGGATGAGTGTAATTGCTTAGCTTTCGAATTATTGGCGAAAAATATCAATCGAATCACAACCGTTTCATTGCGGGAATAA
- a CDS encoding tyrosine-type recombinase/integrase, translated as MSLTDTKVKKAKPLEKEYKLTDGFGMHLLVHPNGSKYWRLSYRFAQKQKLLALGVYPTISLTDARERRDEARKLIAYGIDPGARKKSGRERQGTHDESRSFAIMARAWAETKTKWSEDYKVKVWRRIENYLLPDLGNRDVSELDTSDLLIPLRKVEKLGYLDIAMRLKQYTTSIMRYVVQQKIISYNPAYDLQGTIEKGETAHRPSIEIYEIPDLLQKLDNYRGRGLLTELAIKLTLLVFVRSSELRFARWSEIDFKKSLWVIPEQRKEVKGVKHSGRGAKMKRKHFVPLCRQAVEILKEVKQITYGEKAGDGFIFTGFYDSDSAMSSGTINKALQRMGYDTKTDLCGHGFRTLACSALTESGLWSEDTVELQMSHKEKNTVRSAYTHKVSHLDQRKLMLQWWADFLDANRNGVVSPFEFANRKQ; from the coding sequence ATGTCACTTACTGACACCAAAGTAAAAAAAGCTAAACCTCTTGAGAAAGAATACAAGCTTACTGATGGTTTTGGTATGCACCTGCTTGTCCACCCGAACGGCTCTAAATACTGGCGGCTTTCCTACCGCTTTGCACAAAAGCAAAAACTGTTAGCGCTGGGGGTTTACCCTACGATTTCTTTGACTGACGCAAGGGAGCGTCGTGATGAAGCGCGTAAGCTGATTGCTTATGGGATTGATCCAGGAGCCAGAAAAAAATCAGGCCGTGAGCGACAAGGAACACACGATGAATCTCGCTCCTTTGCTATAATGGCTCGTGCATGGGCTGAGACCAAAACCAAGTGGTCAGAAGACTACAAAGTTAAGGTCTGGAGACGCATTGAAAACTACCTTCTGCCAGATCTGGGAAATCGTGATGTATCAGAGCTTGATACCAGCGATTTACTCATCCCCCTCAGAAAAGTTGAGAAATTAGGCTATCTCGACATCGCCATGCGCCTGAAGCAGTATACAACCTCTATCATGCGATACGTCGTCCAGCAGAAAATCATCAGTTACAACCCTGCTTATGATTTGCAAGGCACTATCGAAAAAGGTGAGACAGCGCACCGCCCTTCTATCGAAATCTATGAAATTCCCGATCTCTTACAAAAACTCGACAACTACCGTGGTCGGGGTCTTTTAACAGAATTAGCGATCAAACTCACATTATTGGTTTTTGTCAGGTCAAGTGAGTTACGTTTTGCCCGATGGAGTGAAATCGACTTCAAAAAATCTCTCTGGGTTATCCCTGAACAACGCAAGGAAGTTAAAGGGGTAAAACACTCAGGTCGTGGTGCCAAAATGAAGAGAAAGCATTTTGTCCCACTGTGCAGGCAGGCAGTTGAGATCTTGAAAGAGGTTAAACAGATCACTTATGGTGAAAAAGCGGGTGACGGGTTTATTTTCACCGGGTTTTACGACAGTGATTCTGCGATGAGTTCAGGCACTATCAATAAAGCCCTTCAGCGTATGGGATACGACACCAAAACGGATCTGTGTGGGCATGGCTTTCGCACGTTAGCCTGTAGTGCATTGACGGAATCAGGATTATGGTCGGAAGACACGGTTGAGCTTCAAATGAGCCATAAAGAGAAAAACACCGTTAGATCTGCTTATACCCATAAAGTCAGTCATCTTGACCAGCGTAAACTGATGCTGCAATGGTGGGCTGATTTTCTGGATGCGAACCGCAATGGAGTAGTTAGCCCGTTTGAGTTTGCCAACAGGAAGCAATAA
- a CDS encoding DUF3883 domain-containing protein, with protein MMNIYNFDSDLHTFGKDFDTVYEDKALISRGQFLHAYPLNRLKDITLDEYVIGKGTASFCACVEAKTKAWANMQGATAYKFGVYFGKTKDDLKTQYRFTKKFGKTTNEAFHRVKEALLNLIQAGQSKNFREIDENPLSQMFKAKILSLYFPDIYLNICSSEHLTEIALKMGIQEQKFVSRYQNLLVENKLANKITKDWSNPKFMSFLYAKFIREDLKKNISITIKKTRKKARRKVNFEDISASRDAIGKMSEEFAIEWERNRLIGLGYQNLVEKIEDRRDTPSYGYDYLSFNTPGHERYIEVKSVGRNRKEECFQFYLSENERSVSISDESSKDYYFYLVFYSKDGNPYDVLAKRAKDFYSNSEMFPCSYVVRFDLEEND; from the coding sequence ATGATGAATATATATAATTTTGATTCTGATCTCCATACCTTTGGAAAAGATTTTGATACTGTATATGAAGACAAAGCGTTAATTTCCCGTGGACAATTTCTGCATGCCTATCCACTTAACCGACTTAAAGACATCACCCTTGATGAGTATGTGATCGGCAAAGGAACTGCATCGTTTTGCGCATGTGTCGAAGCAAAAACAAAAGCCTGGGCAAATATGCAAGGAGCAACAGCATATAAGTTTGGCGTTTATTTTGGAAAAACAAAAGATGATCTAAAAACTCAATATCGTTTTACTAAGAAGTTCGGGAAAACAACAAATGAAGCTTTTCATCGGGTTAAAGAAGCTCTATTAAACCTTATTCAAGCAGGTCAATCAAAGAATTTCCGTGAGATAGATGAAAACCCTCTTTCCCAAATGTTTAAGGCTAAGATATTAAGTCTCTACTTCCCTGACATTTATTTAAATATATGTAGCTCTGAACATCTCACTGAAATTGCTTTGAAAATGGGAATTCAGGAGCAAAAATTTGTGAGCAGATATCAGAACTTATTAGTTGAAAATAAATTAGCTAATAAAATCACAAAGGACTGGAGTAACCCTAAGTTCATGTCATTTCTTTATGCCAAGTTCATACGTGAAGATTTGAAAAAAAACATTTCAATTACTATTAAGAAAACTCGAAAAAAAGCCAGGCGGAAGGTTAACTTCGAAGATATTTCTGCAAGCAGAGATGCCATAGGAAAGATGAGTGAAGAGTTTGCTATCGAATGGGAAAGAAATCGTTTAATTGGTCTTGGATATCAAAATTTAGTCGAGAAAATAGAAGATCGTCGTGACACACCTTCCTATGGATATGACTACCTTTCCTTTAATACGCCTGGACATGAAAGATATATAGAGGTTAAATCAGTTGGCAGAAACAGAAAAGAAGAATGCTTCCAGTTTTATCTTTCTGAAAACGAACGCTCAGTTTCTATCTCTGATGAGAGTAGCAAGGATTATTACTTTTACTTAGTATTCTATAGCAAGGATGGAAACC